The proteins below are encoded in one region of Avibacterium volantium:
- the hisC gene encoding histidinol-phosphate transaminase, protein MQFIDVANEGVKSLSPYQAGKPIEELERELGIQNIVKLASNENPFGFPQSAIEAIQAQLLHLTRYPDANGFELKAVIAEKFGVQPEQITLGNGSNDLLELFAHTFASEKDEIIYSQYAFIVYPLVTKAINAVAREIPAKNWGHDLDGFLQAINDKTKLIFIANPNNPTGNFLSQQEIEQFLAQVPAHIIVVLDEAYTEFTRPEERIDSFALAKKYPNLIISRSLSKAYGLAGLRIGYAVSNPEIADLLNRVRQPFNCNVLALSAAVAVLKDYAFVEKVAENNRTEMQRYEQFCQQHQLEYIPSKGNFITIDFKRPAQPIYEQLLREGVIVRPIAGYGMPNHLRVSIGLPEENDKFFTALLNLLNKG, encoded by the coding sequence ATGCAATTTATTGATGTTGCAAATGAGGGCGTGAAATCCCTCTCCCCTTATCAAGCGGGAAAACCCATTGAAGAATTAGAACGTGAGTTGGGCATTCAAAATATTGTAAAACTCGCTTCAAATGAAAACCCTTTTGGCTTTCCGCAAAGTGCCATTGAAGCGATCCAAGCACAGTTGCTCCATTTAACCCGTTACCCCGATGCCAACGGTTTTGAGTTAAAAGCCGTAATCGCCGAGAAATTTGGTGTGCAACCAGAGCAAATCACCCTTGGCAATGGCTCAAATGATCTTTTGGAATTGTTTGCTCACACCTTTGCAAGTGAAAAAGATGAAATTATTTATTCGCAATACGCCTTTATTGTGTACCCGCTGGTTACCAAAGCCATTAATGCGGTGGCAAGAGAAATCCCTGCCAAAAATTGGGGACACGATTTAGACGGCTTTTTGCAAGCGATCAATGACAAAACCAAGCTCATTTTCATTGCGAACCCGAATAATCCAACAGGAAATTTCCTTTCCCAGCAAGAAATTGAACAATTTTTAGCACAAGTGCCAGCCCATATCATTGTGGTGCTTGATGAAGCCTATACAGAATTTACTCGCCCAGAAGAACGCATTGATTCCTTTGCCCTTGCGAAAAAATATCCAAATCTAATTATTTCTCGTTCCCTTTCCAAAGCTTACGGATTGGCAGGATTACGCATTGGCTATGCGGTGTCTAACCCTGAAATTGCGGATTTATTAAACCGTGTGCGTCAGCCGTTTAACTGCAACGTACTGGCACTTTCCGCAGCTGTGGCAGTGCTGAAAGACTATGCTTTCGTCGAAAAAGTGGCAGAAAACAACCGCACTGAAATGCAACGCTATGAACAATTTTGCCAGCAACATCAGCTGGAATATATTCCGTCCAAAGGCAATTTCATCACCATTGATTTTAAACGTCCAGCACAACCTATTTATGAACAATTATTGCGCGAGGGCGTGATTGTGCGTCCCATCGCAGGTTATGGAATGCCGAATCATTTACGCGTAAGCATTGGGCTGCCAGAAGAAAATGACAAATTTTTCACCGCACTTTTGAATCTATTAAATAAGGGCTAA
- the aroA gene encoding 3-phosphoshikimate 1-carboxyvinyltransferase: MEKLTLQPISFVEGEINLPGSKSLSNRALLLAALAKGTTQVRNLLDSDDIRHMLNALQALGVKYQLSQDKRECKIEGVGGAFQWQGGLSLYLGNAGTAMRPLSAALCLKGEVPAEIILTGEPRMKERPIKHLVDALCQVGANISYLENEGYPPIAIQNSGLKGGKVQIDGSISSQFLTALLMAAPLAEGDMEIEIIGDLVSKPYIDITLAMMKDFGVTVRNDGYRTFFVQGNQSYISPKRYLVEGDASSASYFLAAGAIKGKVKVTGIGKNSIQGDRLFADVLDKMGAKITWGEDFIQAEKGNLKGIDMDMNHIPDAAMTIATTALFADGETVIRNIYNWRVKETDRLSAMATELRKIGAEVEEGEDYIRIQPLPLDQFQPAEIETYNDHRMAMCFALVALSNTPVTILDPKCTAKTFPTFFAEFGKIAK; the protein is encoded by the coding sequence ATGGAAAAATTAACGCTACAACCTATTTCGTTTGTGGAAGGGGAAATTAATCTCCCCGGTTCAAAGAGTTTATCCAACCGCGCCTTGTTATTAGCCGCGCTTGCCAAAGGCACAACACAGGTGCGAAATTTGCTCGACAGCGATGACATTCGCCATATGCTCAACGCTTTACAAGCCTTAGGCGTAAAGTATCAGCTTTCACAAGATAAGCGTGAATGCAAAATTGAAGGCGTGGGCGGGGCATTTCAATGGCAAGGTGGTTTATCCCTTTATCTTGGCAACGCGGGAACGGCGATGCGACCTTTGAGTGCCGCATTATGCTTAAAAGGGGAAGTGCCTGCGGAAATCATTTTAACGGGTGAACCGCGAATGAAAGAGCGTCCAATTAAGCATTTGGTGGACGCATTATGTCAAGTTGGCGCGAATATTAGCTATTTAGAAAATGAAGGCTACCCGCCCATTGCCATTCAAAATAGCGGTTTAAAAGGCGGAAAAGTGCAAATTGACGGCTCAATTTCTTCGCAATTTTTGACCGCACTTTTAATGGCCGCGCCACTTGCAGAAGGGGATATGGAAATTGAAATCATCGGTGATCTGGTTTCCAAACCTTACATTGACATCACCCTTGCAATGATGAAAGATTTCGGCGTCACCGTGCGTAATGATGGCTACCGCACGTTCTTTGTACAAGGCAACCAAAGTTACATTTCACCAAAACGCTATTTAGTGGAGGGCGATGCCTCTTCCGCTTCTTATTTCCTTGCTGCAGGCGCCATTAAAGGAAAAGTGAAAGTTACCGGAATCGGCAAAAATTCCATTCAAGGGGATCGCTTATTTGCCGATGTGTTAGATAAAATGGGTGCGAAAATCACTTGGGGAGAAGATTTCATTCAAGCGGAAAAAGGCAATCTCAAAGGCATTGATATGGATATGAACCATATCCCCGATGCCGCAATGACCATTGCCACCACCGCGCTTTTTGCCGATGGGGAAACCGTGATCCGCAATATTTATAACTGGCGCGTAAAAGAAACCGACCGCCTTAGCGCAATGGCCACCGAGCTACGCAAAATCGGTGCAGAAGTGGAAGAAGGCGAAGATTACATTCGTATTCAACCGCTACCGTTAGATCAATTCCAACCAGCGGAAATCGAAACCTATAACGATCACCGAATGGCAATGTGCTTCGCCCTTGTAGCACTTTCCAACACCCCGGTAACCATTCTCGATCCTAAATGCACCGCTAAAACGTTCCCAACGTTTTTTGCGGAGTTTGGGAAAATTGCCAAATGA
- a CDS encoding rhodanese-like domain-containing protein → MKMKPILLAVAVSVALSACDDRTVKVIDTPELLKQLENPDFVIVDTRQDSLYNGFKDKNATRGGHIKGAVQFSCDWIGNIQPEKFKSFVEGKGITKEKNLVFYDSNADNLDCVTAEFAAKGYKVHRFNDFISYVNADYPLESFANFQYSVSPQWVNSALKGEKPETLTNDKVMLFEVSWGSLENAKSYTQHIVGAYHFNTDWVENDPVWNLSFPDVIEQNLLKNGITKDKTVILYSDNQLAAYRIFWALKWAGVEDVRVLNGNLGTWVDAGLPTETQVNIPQPERQFGTKIPANPHIDIATPQQVIDAQKQGLKLISNRAWDEYTGKISGYDYIPGKGEPQGAIWGFAGTDSSNLADYYDPDNTLRNPNEIFALWQTQGIHKGDKLAFYCGTGWRAGVSWFITQLAGWQDTAIYDGGWNAWQMDSKYPVQKGAPNNQSKPDSQNDFGKVMKKGNSCKS, encoded by the coding sequence ATGAAAATGAAACCCATCTTATTGGCGGTCGCTGTGAGCGTGGCGTTGTCTGCTTGTGATGATCGCACGGTGAAAGTGATTGATACCCCTGAATTGCTCAAGCAGCTTGAGAATCCTGATTTTGTTATTGTGGATACAAGGCAAGACAGTTTATATAACGGTTTCAAAGATAAAAACGCCACAAGGGGCGGACACATCAAAGGGGCAGTGCAATTTAGCTGTGATTGGATTGGCAATATTCAACCTGAAAAATTTAAATCTTTTGTCGAAGGGAAGGGGATTACCAAAGAAAAGAATCTGGTTTTTTATGATAGCAATGCCGACAATTTAGATTGCGTTACCGCCGAGTTCGCCGCAAAAGGCTACAAAGTTCATCGTTTTAACGATTTTATCAGCTATGTCAATGCGGATTATCCGCTGGAATCCTTTGCGAATTTCCAATATAGCGTTTCGCCACAATGGGTGAATTCAGCATTAAAAGGTGAAAAACCAGAAACCTTAACCAATGACAAGGTAATGCTGTTTGAAGTGTCTTGGGGCAGTTTGGAAAATGCTAAATCTTACACCCAGCACATTGTGGGCGCTTACCATTTTAATACGGATTGGGTGGAAAACGATCCCGTATGGAATTTGTCTTTCCCTGATGTGATTGAGCAGAACTTGCTAAAAAATGGCATCACAAAAGACAAAACAGTGATTTTATATTCTGACAACCAGCTCGCCGCCTACCGCATTTTCTGGGCGTTGAAATGGGCTGGCGTGGAAGATGTTCGCGTGCTAAACGGCAATCTTGGCACCTGGGTGGACGCAGGTTTACCAACGGAAACACAGGTCAATATTCCGCAGCCTGAACGCCAATTTGGCACAAAAATTCCTGCCAATCCACACATTGATATTGCCACGCCACAGCAGGTTATCGATGCACAAAAACAAGGCTTAAAGCTGATCAGTAACCGAGCGTGGGACGAATACACAGGCAAGATCAGCGGCTATGATTATATCCCCGGCAAAGGCGAACCGCAGGGCGCAATTTGGGGATTTGCTGGTACGGATTCTTCCAACTTAGCGGATTATTACGATCCCGATAACACCTTACGCAATCCAAATGAGATCTTTGCCTTATGGCAAACACAAGGCATTCACAAAGGGGATAAATTGGCGTTTTATTGCGGCACGGGCTGGCGTGCAGGCGTTTCTTGGTTTATCACCCAACTGGCAGGCTGGCAAGATACGGCAATTTATGACGGCGGTTGGAATGCATGGCAAATGGACAGCAAATACCCTGTACAAAAAGGTGCTCCCAATAACCAAAGCAAGCCAGATAGCCAAAATGATTTCGGCAAAGTGATGAAGAAAGGGAATTCTTGCAAAAGCTAG
- a CDS encoding YeeE/YedE family protein, producing MYSGFLIGLLFGFLLQRGQFCFVSGFRTLYTQKNIRFLTALFIAISIQSVGFFTLAQFNLITIPTSQLPIFATLLGGLLFGIGMSLANCCGSGAWFRSAEGAVGSYLALLSFALTMAATQSGILKYQINALLENPTPLDNIYLTFNLSPWICVILLIFITALLLYYYIKHPRYQFPQEPSAALILPKIFARTWHPFLTAVAIGLLGVVAWWLSAKAGRNFGFGISVPSANVVQYVVTGQQRYWNWGTLFVLGIPLGALLSAKLAGELHWRFPEPKGVLQRILGGAVMGIGAALAGGCTVTNALVSTAYFSWQGWLATLMIMLGCWLTSAFIKPTKCGV from the coding sequence ATGTATTCAGGTTTTCTTATTGGCCTATTGTTTGGCTTTTTGTTACAACGTGGGCAATTCTGTTTTGTGTCTGGCTTTCGGACGCTTTATACGCAAAAAAATATCCGTTTTTTGACCGCACTTTTTATTGCCATATCTATCCAATCGGTGGGATTTTTTACCCTTGCGCAGTTTAATCTCATCACCATTCCCACAAGCCAGTTACCTATTTTCGCCACGCTGTTAGGGGGATTGCTGTTTGGTATCGGAATGAGTTTGGCGAATTGCTGTGGTAGCGGGGCCTGGTTTCGTAGTGCTGAAGGAGCAGTGGGGAGTTATTTGGCGTTGCTGAGTTTTGCCCTTACAATGGCAGCCACGCAATCAGGGATTTTAAAATATCAAATTAATGCCCTGTTAGAAAATCCTACCCCGCTGGATAATATTTATCTCACCTTTAATCTTTCCCCTTGGATTTGCGTGATTTTGCTGATTTTTATTACCGCACTTTTGCTTTATTACTATATCAAACATCCGCGTTATCAATTTCCGCAAGAGCCTAGCGCAGCGTTGATTTTGCCTAAAATTTTTGCTCGCACTTGGCACCCTTTTCTCACCGCCGTTGCCATTGGGTTGTTAGGTGTTGTGGCGTGGTGGTTGAGTGCGAAAGCTGGGCGAAATTTCGGCTTTGGCATTTCTGTGCCTTCTGCCAATGTGGTGCAATATGTGGTAACTGGACAGCAGCGTTACTGGAATTGGGGTACGCTTTTTGTGCTAGGCATTCCACTGGGGGCGTTGCTGAGCGCTAAATTAGCAGGCGAATTGCATTGGCGTTTCCCTGAGCCGAAAGGCGTGTTGCAACGTATTTTGGGCGGTGCCGTAATGGGCATTGGCGCCGCTTTAGCAGGCGGTTGTACCGTAACCAATGCGTTAGTTTCCACCGCCTATTTTTCTTGGCAAGGCTGGCTGGCAACTTTGATGATTATGCTGGGTTGTTGGCTCACTTCTGCTTTTATCAAGCCCACAAAATGTGGCGTTTAA
- the purA gene encoding adenylosuccinate synthase gives MGKSVVILGAQWGDEGKGKIVDLLTDRVKYVVRYQGGHNAGHTLIINGEKTVLRLIPSGILRENVTCLIGNGVVLSPEALMQEMGELEGRGINVRDRLLISEACPLILPYHVAMDHAREAALGKKAIGTTGRGIGPAYEDKVARRGLRVGDLFDLESFAEKLKNILDYYNFQLEHYYKVEPVDYEKTLAAIKEVAPIITGMVADVTAILDIARKNGDNILFEGAQGTMLDIDQGTYPYVTSSNTTAGGVSTGSGFGPRHIDYVLGIIKAYCTRVGGGPFATELFDDVGAEIARKGNEFGAVTGRPRRCGWFDAVAMRRAIQVNSISGFCITKLDVLDGFDEIKICVGYKMPNGEIAEFAPLAAKDWEGVEPIYETLPGWKESTFGVTDVNKLPENTRKYIKRIEEVTGVPVDILSTGPDRIETMILRDPFAE, from the coding sequence ATGGGAAAAAGTGTTGTTATCTTAGGCGCTCAATGGGGCGATGAAGGTAAGGGGAAAATCGTTGATCTATTAACGGATCGCGTAAAATATGTGGTGCGTTATCAAGGCGGACACAATGCAGGGCATACCCTGATTATTAACGGTGAAAAAACCGTGTTACGTCTGATTCCATCGGGTATTTTGCGTGAAAACGTCACCTGTTTAATCGGTAATGGTGTTGTGCTTTCACCAGAAGCCTTAATGCAAGAAATGGGCGAATTAGAAGGGCGTGGCATCAATGTGCGCGATCGCTTGCTAATTTCAGAAGCTTGTCCATTAATTTTGCCTTATCACGTTGCAATGGATCACGCTCGTGAAGCTGCATTGGGCAAAAAAGCCATTGGTACAACCGGCCGTGGTATTGGCCCTGCCTATGAAGATAAAGTGGCGCGCCGTGGATTGCGTGTTGGCGATCTTTTCGATCTTGAAAGTTTCGCTGAAAAACTCAAAAATATTTTAGATTACTACAACTTCCAACTTGAACATTATTATAAAGTTGAGCCAGTTGATTACGAAAAAACCTTGGCAGCAATCAAAGAAGTTGCGCCAATTATTACTGGAATGGTTGCTGATGTTACTGCAATTCTTGATATTGCGCGCAAAAATGGCGATAACATTCTGTTTGAAGGCGCACAAGGCACAATGCTTGATATTGACCAAGGCACCTACCCTTATGTAACTAGTTCAAACACTACAGCTGGTGGGGTTTCCACAGGTTCTGGCTTTGGCCCACGCCATATTGATTATGTGTTAGGGATTATCAAAGCCTATTGCACCCGCGTTGGCGGTGGCCCATTTGCAACAGAATTATTTGACGATGTGGGTGCTGAAATTGCACGTAAAGGGAATGAATTTGGCGCAGTAACTGGTCGTCCACGCCGTTGTGGTTGGTTTGATGCTGTGGCAATGCGCCGTGCTATTCAAGTGAATTCCATTTCAGGTTTTTGTATAACTAAACTTGATGTGCTAGATGGTTTTGATGAAATCAAAATCTGTGTTGGTTACAAAATGCCAAATGGTGAAATCGCTGAATTTGCTCCGCTCGCGGCAAAAGATTGGGAAGGCGTTGAGCCTATTTATGAAACCCTCCCTGGCTGGAAAGAAAGCACTTTTGGCGTAACCGATGTGAATAAATTGCCAGAAAACACGCGCAAGTATATTAAACGCATTGAGGAAGTAACAGGTGTACCGGTGGATATTCTTTCAACTGGCCCAGATCGCATTGAAACAATGATTTTACGCGATCCGTTTGCTGAATAA
- a CDS encoding carbohydrate-binding family 9-like protein — protein sequence MKKLLIATLFGALFSMNAAAEASAKSYNVAFESQAPVLDGKLDEAVWGKVQGVTDFVNPWEQAQMPKTEFKAFHDDQNFYFSFDVEDPNVLIYDTTDHEWMVAREDRVELFMAPGEIDKQQADGKYPKYVALEMDYKGRTLSMLRDVEKNINAEWDPKTLETVGVRTEKGYTLEGKIALSELKEHNLIQGNKIRAGAYRAEFSIIKGKGKEQANWITWVDPKTEKPNFHINSSFGEFVLEPKK from the coding sequence ATGAAGAAATTATTAATTGCAACACTTTTCGGTGCATTATTTTCAATGAATGCGGCAGCAGAAGCTTCAGCTAAGAGCTATAACGTGGCATTTGAATCACAAGCGCCAGTATTAGATGGTAAGCTTGATGAAGCCGTGTGGGGCAAAGTGCAAGGAGTAACGGATTTTGTTAATCCTTGGGAACAAGCACAAATGCCAAAAACAGAATTTAAGGCGTTTCACGATGATCAAAATTTTTATTTCTCTTTTGATGTAGAAGATCCGAATGTTTTAATTTATGACACCACCGATCACGAATGGATGGTTGCGCGTGAAGACCGTGTAGAATTATTTATGGCACCGGGCGAAATTGATAAACAGCAAGCAGATGGAAAATATCCAAAATATGTTGCCTTGGAAATGGATTACAAAGGCCGCACCTTATCAATGTTGCGTGATGTTGAAAAAAATATTAATGCAGAATGGGATCCAAAAACCTTAGAAACTGTGGGCGTTCGCACAGAAAAAGGTTATACCCTTGAGGGTAAAATTGCGCTTAGTGAATTAAAAGAACATAATTTAATTCAAGGCAATAAAATCCGCGCAGGGGCTTATCGTGCGGAATTTTCTATTATTAAAGGAAAAGGCAAAGAACAAGCAAATTGGATTACTTGGGTTGATCCAAAAACAGAAAAACCAAATTTCCATATTAATTCTTCATTCGGTGAATTTGTGTTAGAGCCGAAGAAATAA
- a CDS encoding YgjV family protein, whose amino-acid sequence MFNDIINIPQLLGILAFILGVICFYQKNDKKLKIVMLIQNITYMSHFILLGANVAALSSLLSTLRTATSIYVSSKYIAFFFVLLGIIFGYVIADSVWQVFPIIASTIGTISLFLLKGIPMRLFMLVGSACWLTNNILVGSLGGVLLESTVMAVNTITIIRLMRQTHR is encoded by the coding sequence ATGTTTAATGATATTATAAACATTCCACAATTACTCGGTATTTTAGCTTTTATATTAGGAGTAATTTGTTTTTATCAAAAGAATGATAAAAAGCTCAAAATTGTGATGTTGATTCAAAATATCACTTATATGAGCCATTTTATTTTATTAGGTGCAAATGTAGCGGCATTAAGTTCGTTACTTTCCACCTTAAGAACGGCAACGTCCATTTATGTTTCATCAAAATATATTGCCTTCTTTTTTGTTTTATTAGGGATTATTTTTGGCTATGTCATTGCAGATTCCGTTTGGCAGGTTTTTCCGATTATTGCTTCAACTATTGGAACGATTTCATTATTTTTATTAAAAGGCATTCCAATGCGTTTATTTATGTTAGTCGGCTCAGCTTGTTGGCTAACAAATAATATTTTAGTGGGATCTTTAGGTGGCGTGTTATTAGAAAGTACTGTTATGGCGGTAAATACCATCACCATTATTCGTTTAATGCGTCAAACTCATAGATAA
- a CDS encoding TRAP transporter large permease — protein MDLATTAALVMLIGTVFFLVIGTPISISVGISSVAAMLVILPFNGGMVTSAQRIFVGLDSFALLAIPFFILAGNIMNSGGIAIRLINFAKLFSRFLPGSLAQTNIISNMLFGSISGSGVASAAAVGGIMSPIEKKEGYDPRYSAAVNIASAPTGMLIPPSNTIIVYATVAGSVSVSALFMAGYLPGILWGVAVMIIAALMAKKRGYISHEKMSFTQSIPVIFAALPSLSLVFIVIGGILAGIFTATEASAIAVVYSLILSICYRTLSFKALPQIFLQTAKMSAIVIFMLATSSVMSWVMAFTQIPNMIASGLLSITDNPILILLIINLILLVIGTFMDPTPAVLIFTPIFLPICTSLGMSPIQFGILLVFNLSLGTITPPVGPILFTGCKVGNIEIEQVIKTLLPFFVAIFITLMLVTYIPAISMSIPELMGLVK, from the coding sequence ATGGATCTTGCCACAACAGCAGCATTAGTAATGTTAATCGGTACGGTATTTTTCCTCGTGATTGGCACGCCAATCAGTATTAGTGTTGGAATTTCATCTGTTGCCGCAATGTTGGTTATTCTCCCATTTAATGGTGGAATGGTAACTTCTGCTCAGCGAATTTTCGTAGGTTTGGATTCTTTCGCATTATTAGCCATTCCCTTTTTCATTTTGGCTGGAAATATAATGAATAGTGGGGGTATTGCTATTCGTTTAATTAACTTTGCGAAATTATTTAGTCGCTTTCTGCCAGGATCGCTTGCTCAAACGAATATTATTTCCAATATGTTATTTGGCTCTATTAGTGGATCTGGAGTAGCCTCAGCAGCTGCGGTTGGGGGAATAATGTCGCCAATAGAGAAAAAAGAAGGGTATGATCCTCGTTACAGCGCTGCTGTGAATATTGCTTCAGCTCCTACTGGAATGCTAATTCCACCAAGTAATACGATTATTGTTTATGCCACTGTTGCAGGCAGTGTATCTGTTTCTGCCTTATTTATGGCTGGTTATTTACCTGGAATTTTATGGGGTGTTGCGGTAATGATTATTGCAGCACTAATGGCAAAGAAGAGAGGATATATTAGTCATGAAAAGATGAGTTTTACTCAAAGTATTCCCGTAATTTTTGCAGCACTTCCTAGTCTTTCTTTAGTATTTATTGTTATTGGAGGGATTCTTGCAGGGATATTTACTGCGACAGAAGCTTCAGCCATTGCTGTTGTGTATTCATTAATTTTAAGTATTTGTTACCGCACTTTATCTTTTAAAGCATTGCCGCAAATCTTTTTGCAAACAGCAAAAATGTCTGCCATCGTGATTTTTATGTTGGCAACTTCATCTGTGATGTCGTGGGTGATGGCATTCACACAGATTCCAAATATGATAGCCTCTGGATTACTGTCTATTACAGATAACCCAATTCTCATTCTGTTAATTATTAACTTAATTTTATTAGTGATTGGAACCTTTATGGATCCAACGCCAGCTGTTCTTATTTTTACACCTATCTTCTTACCGATTTGTACTTCTCTTGGAATGAGTCCAATTCAATTTGGTATTTTGTTGGTTTTTAATCTTTCACTAGGTACAATAACCCCTCCAGTTGGCCCAATTTTGTTCACTGGCTGTAAGGTGGGGAATATTGAAATTGAACAAGTAATAAAAACGCTACTTCCATTTTTTGTAGCCATTTTTATTACGTTAATGTTGGTAACTTATATTCCTGCAATTTCAATGTCAATTCCTGAATTAATGGGATTAGTGAAGTAG
- a CDS encoding TRAP transporter small permease, which produces MYILFGIKKIIDRLLEGICIFIVALMTILITYQVVSRYVFNSPSAVSEILSRYLFVWLILFAGAYVFGLREHMEIAFLKNKLSAKGQIIANTIAELAIAAFAIGVMIFGGYSATLRQMFQLDSALQIPMGFIYSAIPISGILIVFYVICNLIKFYQPNEK; this is translated from the coding sequence ATGTATATTCTGTTTGGAATTAAAAAAATTATTGATCGCCTACTCGAAGGTATTTGTATTTTTATTGTTGCGTTAATGACAATCTTAATTACTTATCAAGTAGTTTCGAGATATGTATTTAATAGCCCAAGTGCAGTGAGTGAAATTCTCTCTCGATATCTTTTTGTTTGGCTTATTCTTTTTGCTGGAGCTTATGTTTTTGGACTAAGAGAGCATATGGAGATTGCTTTTCTAAAAAATAAACTTTCAGCGAAAGGACAAATTATTGCTAATACCATAGCTGAATTAGCAATTGCGGCTTTTGCTATTGGTGTGATGATTTTTGGTGGTTATAGTGCAACCTTACGTCAGATGTTTCAATTGGATTCAGCATTACAAATTCCAATGGGATTTATTTATTCTGCGATCCCAATTAGCGGGATATTGATTGTGTTTTATGTTATTTGTAATTTAATAAAATTTTATCAGCCTAATGAAAAATAG
- a CDS encoding TRAP transporter substrate-binding protein, with protein sequence MKLFKLSKKALLLVTAMGAMCSSYTLAATEIKVSFNQSDKHPQYQALQQFGEQLTKATDGRYKVSVFPNELLGDQRASLELVQNGAIQMAVVANPLVENYDKTFAVLGIPYVYANTAHQKKVFTSGILDDLFASTQKFGFEVLTAYTAGARSLYTKDAPIKTKAELKGKKIRVLQSDTMIKMLSCMGGTGVPMNQGEVYTAIQQGVLDGAENNEITYADLKQYEVAPYFSRTGHLRVADLLVVSDMFLSTMTPQDQATLKKLAKESTKTEFELWNAQIKKAEELAKEKGATFVEVDTTEFQQSCQSLQEELIKTPAQKALYEKIIALK encoded by the coding sequence ATGAAATTATTCAAATTATCTAAGAAAGCATTGTTATTGGTTACTGCGATGGGAGCAATGTGTTCATCTTATACCCTAGCAGCGACTGAGATTAAAGTTTCTTTTAATCAATCAGATAAACACCCTCAGTATCAGGCCCTGCAACAATTTGGTGAGCAGCTCACTAAAGCGACAGATGGACGTTATAAAGTGAGTGTTTTTCCAAATGAATTATTAGGTGATCAGCGAGCATCATTAGAACTAGTACAAAATGGTGCGATTCAAATGGCGGTGGTAGCAAATCCATTAGTTGAAAATTACGATAAAACCTTTGCTGTATTAGGTATTCCATATGTATATGCGAATACAGCACACCAAAAGAAAGTATTTACTTCTGGTATTTTAGATGATTTGTTTGCGTCAACACAGAAATTTGGTTTTGAAGTGCTTACTGCCTATACAGCTGGTGCGAGAAGCCTTTACACCAAAGATGCGCCAATTAAAACCAAAGCTGAATTAAAAGGCAAAAAAATCCGTGTTTTACAATCTGATACTATGATTAAAATGCTTTCTTGTATGGGGGGAACGGGGGTTCCAATGAACCAAGGTGAAGTTTATACCGCAATTCAGCAAGGTGTGTTAGATGGTGCAGAAAATAATGAGATTACTTATGCAGATCTAAAACAATATGAAGTCGCCCCTTATTTTTCTCGTACAGGGCATTTACGAGTGGCTGATTTATTAGTTGTGAGCGATATGTTCTTATCTACAATGACACCACAAGATCAAGCGACATTGAAAAAGCTAGCAAAAGAGAGTACAAAAACTGAATTTGAACTTTGGAATGCTCAAATTAAAAAAGCAGAAGAGTTAGCGAAAGAAAAAGGAGCAACTTTTGTGGAAGTGGATACCACCGAATTCCAACAAAGTTGCCAATCATTGCAAGAAGAGCTAATTAAAACACCAGCTCAGAAAGCACTCTATGAAAAAATTATTGCATTGAAATAA